The sequence cgaaacgcgaagaaatagaaacaattccTGTTGTTATTACGACGGTACCGGGGACGGATGGAACGGAAGCACCAtgctcgcgcatgtattggtatgacatggactagccgtcgttgatattcgttctcgacaatctcgcgtcgTCCCACAGGCGCACTGAGAGAAAGTGCTCTCATTGTATTCTCTTTCAGTGCACTCGTGAGGAGTAgggagattgtcgagaacgagtCTCAACGACGGCTGGTacacgtcataccaatccatACACGAGCCTGGCGCTTTGTCGAAGccggagaaaaccaaatgttcctttggggacgggtataatctataccacagataacagatatacagggtcgaacaaaatttttcaaaatcctgtgtaaattttaaatttgctatacgttggaaacactactgccacctactcgactgttcgccgcgatctttcaaaatgtTCCACTACGTTCTGGAACGATAACTAAATCCTCCTGCCTATTATATTAATATTCCAActgcaacaattttaacacttatcacaccatTTCCCTAAATGttaaagacaactttatttccatgtcgcataaataacacgagaattcgatagaAATAAGACAAAAATACACTtgccattttaaccaacagcaaaacaaaaatctagcgtgtagtaaatgttgcacccaaaattgtggctcatgtgaaagcagcacccaaatcgtggtggcagctcgtgtcgatcgtggtgacatctgccagTGTTcgcacgctgattgagcaaattttacacacagttcatatgtgagcctgtatatctgttatctgtgtctATACCTTTCACACAGGTATAGTCGAtacttttcacgcagcccacctgggttcgattcccaacctccgCACACAGGCTTATGAAATTTTTCTGGTTaatgcctctataattgaaacaaacaaaaaatattccgTCGTAATGGAAATTGACTttaatctgttgcgatactgtaagtatcgaaaCCAAAAGTGTTGTTTGAGATCTAATAGATTTTTCTGTGTactggatattgatgacgaacctttcattttaatataaTTGTATAGAATTAAGATATTTTTATCTGGTCGAATTAAGTTCGATAACATATGcctattcaaatatttttcggaatcaaaattcataaaagtctcaaattttttttaattatcgatatttttaggtttaaaaagtagtttaatataattaaaattactaacGTGATTACTATATTTAATTCTAGATCATATCTGAATTATTTTTATGTACCATGCaaactattttaaataaatgttaAGGTGGTGTTGATCAAAATCGCATCAGGATTTTCAAGAAGcagttaaaaaaattagaatgattgaatagttacagataTTTTTCCCCGCTTCTGAAAACgtaattattaacaattgtgccgTACGCCAAGGAAAATAATTAAACAAGTCTTAGAAAACACAACTGCCAAAAATGAGGGGTTTAATTTTACTACAAAATTATATGAATATTATATTGTGATCGGGGACTTGTCGGAGAGTTAATTTGCACAAGTTGCTACACCTGTTCTCATGCGAATTGGCGCTGAGAACGAGCGAAGCGTTGTACATCCATTTCTGCCGCGgttcttaaggtctgaggacggagggccacgtgttgagttttaaatcgaccacgtggctcgctcaattcccgttGCGCattgtatttctcttgtactctctcgtatatgagcaaactgtaccgggttgccagcatataattgattattttgatgagaagttctaTCAATTAAGGGGGGCGAGGGACCCTGGcctctcccgaaatcaaaaacagatatataattatttagaagatctcagacatgtgttacagaaataataagacagtaaacgtaaagaaatgtaatacagtaacagttccagtggaaaagtttaaagttactgttaaaaacacccgtaaaaggcacaccgaaaagcaatcttcagtaacattatttttttatctttgggcccctcccgaaacgaaatcctgggtacgggcctgatacAAATAGTTTGACTTGTGAAAATGTAACAGTAGAATGTTTTTTACGTGAATGCGAAAATTGCATAGATTCATTGgaccaaaattttattaaaagaaATGGATGGAAATtgtatttttgaaattattttggaaCAATGGATCACAACTGACAGATGCAATATAGAAACGTTTGTAAATCAGAAGGAAgagtttgtttcctattttgttCAAAAGTTAGAGAAATTGAACCACATAGTTTAATGAAAAGAGAGTGGTCTACttgttttgaaaaatacaaaaaaaacaacttgcAGGAAGGAGAATTTTGAGCTAGATGTGATTTTTCCGAAAATTACACTTTTGTACTGCATGATGAAGTTCAAAGTCACcactggaatttatttcatgtcCGATGGAGCTGCATCACAATATAATAATAGAAAGAAATTTTCCAATGTTTACCAATATAAGAATAACTATGACATAGATGTTGAATGGCATTTTTTTCGCAACATCACATGATAAGGGACCATGGATGCCGTAGGAGGAACAATAAAACCCATGGTTACAAGGGCTATAATGCTAGTATAAGAATGGTTGATTATAATATAACAATAAGAAATCTTTAATAAATGCGACTCTTtctgaaaaaatatatttttgtatATACTCAAATAACCATCTGAAAATCGTTATAAAAATTAacattttccgatttttttttcaaaccgctGTATCTCGAGAACCGTAGCATATATATAGTAAAATTTTGATTGACATCGTTTTAATTGGAATTTTAGCGTTCTTTGAtagaaaattttgttaaaaaataaataaaaaaattcttccattattttcaataatttacaatatttttaaaatatgtagctttctcaaatttgatttctccattctaaaaatttgacagtattttTCTTCGGACTTCAGCCacaacatataaaaaaacaacaaaaaaagaaatacatttttcagatatttgaatttgaaggttttttttaaatgaaaatcaaacaaaaatttttttcaacagtatctaatttttttacatagTCCTTAAAACTACCTAAAACATTGCAAAAGACACCAAATCGATCTGACTAACCGTTTCTGAAACgcatattattgaaaatttttaagggatttttgcttagtcccttctcaaaagtaaggctagagtaaAAATGGCAAACTTTTGATGCAAATCGTCTCTTTCGATCATAAAAAATGCATATGCAACACTTGAGCCAAATCAAACAATACAAGTAAAAATCGACCTTCGATTTCGTATGGAATTGCTCAGAACCGGAATGAGCCGAAACGTTGCATAAATTATCGTACTAAATTCTTAGCCGCATATCACAACGAACATAACTTGTTCAAATTCACCTTGTCGTAGTCAGTATAGTTGATTCAGTTGATAGTTTGTCTACATTAATGCTATCTCGTACGACTgtaaaattttcacatttttcacactaacttataataaaatgtttttacaCAATTCATTCTTAACCTAATAAAATTATTGGAATATACGCTAGATGTAGTCTGTGGACTTCGGATTGTCCCTTGGATTCAAAGCTTACTGGAATCAAAATCTTATGATGCTCATACGGTATTGCACAAATTCTAATAGCTTGAGATTGCATTAATAAGCACCCACATTTCGGCAGTGATTTACTTCATGTCTAGTCTACGAGATAATCTTATCTCTAAGCTAGTTGAATCCATTCCGATTGATCCGATgtggttttatttaattttgctACTAGTGAATGCCTACGGTCGCGTTCGATTGAAGCTGACAGAGACAAGCAGTAACAGGAGTAGCACGACGGtattcccaaaagtactcctcgtAATCGGCGTGGAACCACTGACTTCTTGTTGTTGACCCTCGGTCGTAGTGTCAACCATCGGTTCCCGTTGTTGACACTTCATCCACTCGTGTGCGGACGGAAGCGGTTCTTCATGATCGACACTCATGCGTAGATCGTTGAACCGCCAGTACCCTGTACCTTTGAAGAAGTAGGTCTTACCGTCACGATTCTGGAACGCCGAGTCGATATTGTACCCGACACCTTTCCACATCGACATGTCCCTCGGGTAGTCCAGCTCGACGTGGTTCGCATCTTCGTCGaatctgacaaaaaaaaaacggtgaaaattattcattcggCTCGAGAACTGGTTCCAATTGGGTTAAAATACCTCCAATAAAGACGATTACTGTAGAGATATGTCCGGTTATTGTAGCTCCAAACGAGGGATGCATCGATTCTATCGATGCTTTCCGGTAGTCCAAGATGCGTCAACGGTTTCGGATATCCCGGTTCAAGGTGTTGCGAGTTGAAAACGTAATACTGTTTTCctgttgaatcaaaaataacacaaaaacaTTGAGTGTTCAAACAGATCTACAGCTGAAATGATCGCTATTACCTATGAAGAATACAATCTTCTGATGTTTATTTTCGTATACACTGTCGATCCGTGCAAAATTTCGCGGCAGTCCGAAGAACATTCGATCGATCTCGATCGGCGGTCGGTTTTGAACGTCATTTTCGAAAATTCGCCACAGGTAGCGATCCTTAAAGATAAAGAGTTCGTTTCGGATAAGAGTGACAGCGTCGTAGCTAGTATCGCAGGGATCCGGAATGCGTGGCAGTGGCGGTCGTGTGGCCGGATGATGCGTTCGATGatggtggtgatgatgatggtggaTCTTGGTAGGCGTCGGAACGTGTCGTGGGGTTTCTTCCTCGGGTTCTCTGGGGTACGGTCGGTCTTCATGGTACACTCGTCGAGTTGGATAATCCGTTCCGACACCTCGAGGCTTATCCGCATAGTAAATGCGACGTCGGGGAATTTCGGtggtggttgttgttgttgttttagtTTTCCACGGCTGTACTGGATTGTTGGCCGGTAGATCTTCCCATGGATGGCCATTGTGATCCTTTCGGGGATAATACCGTTTGGTGGATGGCCGACGAGGGGGAGCCAATGTAGTAGTAGTCGTGGTTGTGCTCGTTGAAGGAGTATTTCGTTCAGGATTACGACCGTAGGTTTTCTTTTTTGGACCGTAGATACCTTGGATCCCCAGTCTATCGTCTTCGGGAATTGTATCCTTGCCACGGTATGACACATGATGCCAGGGAAACATGATGGCTTCCTTCACTGATGAATGTCCCAAGCCCAGCGAGTGACCAAACTCGTGAACGGCCACATCGAATAGACGAGTACCTGATGTAAGAAAAGTTGGGAGGATGATTCATGCTGCACAACTCAATACAATCCAACTCACCGTCGGTTCCCAGAGGCTCATTGAGCAGCCAGGTTTCTTCCTCATCAAAATGAGCATCACCACCGATACCGGTTCCGGGATAGAAAGCGTGTGCAAGAATTTTACCGGGCCCATCGAACCGATAGCCATCTCCGTGAAACTGTCGAGCGAAAAGCACCTGAATGTCGGCTTCATTGCTGTACACCTCGCGAAACGTGAGATTTGCATTCTGAGCCCACAGATCCAGTGCTTCGTGTAGAACTCGTCGGACCTGTCCGGCGTCCAACTGGACCATTGACTGGTTCACCAGGCTAGAATTGTGAGGAAAAAAGATGGAATTACGTTATTATAACCGTATGTTTATTGGAATGATGGAATGATTTTgcatttaaagactgtcccagaaagtatggacgcaaccaaaaaccgctgccatttcacaatggttcagaatctgtcaatttttatggctgtgttctgttgtttacactcttctctaaccacttgtgcagttgttcattcgttttcattagtttgtttcgaaatgcgtggattttcagcagaacaacttcgaaaaatagtgtacaaatggtgcacagaacgcggactgtcactgagaaagatagcaaaaatggatagAGTAAgttaaaaagccgtgcgaaatgcaatcaggaagtttggtgaggataacacctttgagaataaaccgaaaacgggtcgaaaaaaggtcctgctaaccctcagttggataaacgtatactgaaggcgttcgggcaaaagaaggaagtttcagttcgtgatgtggtcaaaaaagtgggcacttcgaagtcaaatgttcttcgtgctgaagtaagtttgaatcttcgaacctataagaagcagaaacaaccaaaacgtagtccgaaacaagaagcatcgatcaggccgagggttcgaaagctgtacaatacgattcttgctggatatttgaactgcataatcatggacgacgaaacctacgtgaaactcgattataaatccttgtcgagaccacaatattataccataaatcaaataaacatagatttctcactgtacggtgacactaacagcacctctagtgacaaacgggtgtacttttttccattagctactgtggttgtgtt comes from Malaya genurostris strain Urasoe2022 chromosome 3, Malgen_1.1, whole genome shotgun sequence and encodes:
- the LOC131438639 gene encoding matrix metalloproteinase-2 isoform X2 — translated: MQTSEVWNADRIISIYGETRYLHLLLHKNIFKYMHITRRNIYLGNSTHSGSLVNQSMVQLDAGQVRRVLHEALDLWAQNANLTFREVYSNEADIQVLFARQFHGDGYRFDGPGKILAHAFYPGTGIGGDAHFDEEETWLLNEPLGTDGTRLFDVAVHEFGHSLGLGHSSVKEAIMFPWHHVSYRGKDTIPEDDRLGIQGIYGPKKKTYGRNPERNTPSTSTTTTTTTLAPPRRPSTKRYYPRKDHNGHPWEDLPANNPVQPWKTKTTTTTTTEIPRRRIYYADKPRGVGTDYPTRRVYHEDRPYPREPEEETPRHVPTPTKIHHHHHHHHRTHHPATRPPLPRIPDPCDTSYDAVTLIRNELFIFKDRYLWRIFENDVQNRPPIEIDRMFFGLPRNFARIDSVYENKHQKIVFFIGKQYYVFNSQHLEPGYPKPLTHLGLPESIDRIDASLVWSYNNRTYLYSNRLYWRFDEDANHVELDYPRDMSMWKGVGYNIDSAFQNRDGKTYFFKGTGYWRFNDLRMSVDHEEPLPSAHEWMKCQQREPMVDTTTEGQQQEVSGSTPITRSTFGNTVVLLLLLLVSVSFNRTRP
- the LOC131438639 gene encoding matrix metalloproteinase-2 isoform X1, encoding MEGDPHSLCDTSRTFPYAAMKTVRIRIGVGHWQGSNVTTAQVWNADRIISIYGETRYLHLLLHKNIFKYMHITRRNIYLGNSTHSGSLVNQSMVQLDAGQVRRVLHEALDLWAQNANLTFREVYSNEADIQVLFARQFHGDGYRFDGPGKILAHAFYPGTGIGGDAHFDEEETWLLNEPLGTDGTRLFDVAVHEFGHSLGLGHSSVKEAIMFPWHHVSYRGKDTIPEDDRLGIQGIYGPKKKTYGRNPERNTPSTSTTTTTTTLAPPRRPSTKRYYPRKDHNGHPWEDLPANNPVQPWKTKTTTTTTTEIPRRRIYYADKPRGVGTDYPTRRVYHEDRPYPREPEEETPRHVPTPTKIHHHHHHHHRTHHPATRPPLPRIPDPCDTSYDAVTLIRNELFIFKDRYLWRIFENDVQNRPPIEIDRMFFGLPRNFARIDSVYENKHQKIVFFIGKQYYVFNSQHLEPGYPKPLTHLGLPESIDRIDASLVWSYNNRTYLYSNRLYWRFDEDANHVELDYPRDMSMWKGVGYNIDSAFQNRDGKTYFFKGTGYWRFNDLRMSVDHEEPLPSAHEWMKCQQREPMVDTTTEGQQQEVSGSTPITRSTFGNTVVLLLLLLVSVSFNRTRP
- the LOC131438639 gene encoding matrix metalloproteinase-2 isoform X3, translated to MHITRRNIYLGNSTHSGSLVNQSMVQLDAGQVRRVLHEALDLWAQNANLTFREVYSNEADIQVLFARQFHGDGYRFDGPGKILAHAFYPGTGIGGDAHFDEEETWLLNEPLGTDGTRLFDVAVHEFGHSLGLGHSSVKEAIMFPWHHVSYRGKDTIPEDDRLGIQGIYGPKKKTYGRNPERNTPSTSTTTTTTTLAPPRRPSTKRYYPRKDHNGHPWEDLPANNPVQPWKTKTTTTTTTEIPRRRIYYADKPRGVGTDYPTRRVYHEDRPYPREPEEETPRHVPTPTKIHHHHHHHHRTHHPATRPPLPRIPDPCDTSYDAVTLIRNELFIFKDRYLWRIFENDVQNRPPIEIDRMFFGLPRNFARIDSVYENKHQKIVFFIGKQYYVFNSQHLEPGYPKPLTHLGLPESIDRIDASLVWSYNNRTYLYSNRLYWRFDEDANHVELDYPRDMSMWKGVGYNIDSAFQNRDGKTYFFKGTGYWRFNDLRMSVDHEEPLPSAHEWMKCQQREPMVDTTTEGQQQEVSGSTPITRSTFGNTVVLLLLLLVSVSFNRTRP
- the LOC131438639 gene encoding matrix metalloproteinase-2 isoform X4, with translation MVQLDAGQVRRVLHEALDLWAQNANLTFREVYSNEADIQVLFARQFHGDGYRFDGPGKILAHAFYPGTGIGGDAHFDEEETWLLNEPLGTDGTRLFDVAVHEFGHSLGLGHSSVKEAIMFPWHHVSYRGKDTIPEDDRLGIQGIYGPKKKTYGRNPERNTPSTSTTTTTTTLAPPRRPSTKRYYPRKDHNGHPWEDLPANNPVQPWKTKTTTTTTTEIPRRRIYYADKPRGVGTDYPTRRVYHEDRPYPREPEEETPRHVPTPTKIHHHHHHHHRTHHPATRPPLPRIPDPCDTSYDAVTLIRNELFIFKDRYLWRIFENDVQNRPPIEIDRMFFGLPRNFARIDSVYENKHQKIVFFIGKQYYVFNSQHLEPGYPKPLTHLGLPESIDRIDASLVWSYNNRTYLYSNRLYWRFDEDANHVELDYPRDMSMWKGVGYNIDSAFQNRDGKTYFFKGTGYWRFNDLRMSVDHEEPLPSAHEWMKCQQREPMVDTTTEGQQQEVSGSTPITRSTFGNTVVLLLLLLVSVSFNRTRP